A window of Candidatus Dojkabacteria bacterium contains these coding sequences:
- a CDS encoding ATP-dependent Clp protease ATP-binding subunit codes for MNKSKKQNYFSKLSENARISIRFASDIATTLFDKEVTPLHLFLGILLNKESIGSKALTAMGVDTTQTLQKLAGTTLLAFDRAKFEKNTKDILLSKESKDVIRVAYSIASSSSHVYVGTEHILLAILRQTDLKITQELEDAGLTYKFFKENLSNFATYPIGILAKPELQDDMDGEESQLGLLGQDLVELARDGVFDPLVGREDELEQIINVLSRRRKNNPVIIGDPGVGKTAIIEGLAQLIAAGTVPNSLMNTRLISLDVSALLAGSKLRGDVEEKVLAIISEVAESKDVILFIDEIHNILGTNFPGGGMDIAAVLKPALVRDDFRVIGATTTVEFSRYFEEDNALVRRFQPIFIEEPSIEESIEIMHRVEPILEKHHNVNISEEAIEASVRLSDRYVSDRFLPDKAIDLMDEAAASRRLQLEVKYKDLADLMGEYQAALRGKEKAVFEGDMETAKKMQQRERAIQDQMDQVKKKRTRSKYTSKYKVDVDAIQETISKWTGIPVTTISTEETDILKKLNERLGTKVVGQEEAVNAVASAIKRARTGISASDRPWASLLFLGPTGVGKTELAKVLTELLFGDEDRLIQIDMSELMEMHSISKLIGSPPGYVGYREGGQLTEKIRKRPHSVILFDEIEKAHPDVLNILLQIMEYGHLTDGKGHKVDFKNTVVILTSNIGAEEIRKDKVLGFAANLEKNQRSDSEIEAAFESMRDDLEKELKDTLRPELLNRLDDIVIFRSLTRKDARMIVSLLVDELNGRLRSKKISLSLDKDVVNKIVEDGFSEEYGARNLRRVLQDKVESALADYLLDSRNGKSKKVNGEKAKRLSVVLKNGEIAIS; via the coding sequence ATGAATAAAAGCAAGAAGCAAAACTATTTCAGCAAGCTGAGCGAGAACGCCCGGATATCAATCCGGTTCGCTTCTGATATCGCGACTACACTCTTCGACAAAGAGGTGACTCCTCTGCACCTATTCCTGGGCATACTGCTCAATAAGGAATCGATAGGCTCTAAAGCCCTCACAGCGATGGGGGTAGACACAACTCAGACATTGCAGAAGCTCGCTGGCACAACTCTATTGGCGTTTGACCGCGCGAAATTTGAGAAAAATACAAAAGATATCCTGCTATCGAAAGAATCAAAGGATGTAATCCGAGTCGCTTACTCAATAGCAAGCAGCTCTTCTCACGTGTATGTAGGTACCGAGCATATCCTTCTAGCCATTCTCCGCCAGACAGATCTTAAGATAACCCAAGAGCTAGAGGATGCAGGGCTGACCTACAAGTTCTTCAAGGAGAACCTCTCTAACTTCGCTACATACCCGATCGGCATACTGGCTAAGCCAGAGCTCCAGGACGACATGGACGGCGAAGAGAGCCAGCTAGGACTGCTTGGTCAGGATCTAGTCGAGCTCGCAAGAGATGGAGTGTTTGACCCGCTGGTAGGAAGAGAAGATGAGCTGGAGCAGATAATAAATGTATTGAGCCGTCGTCGTAAGAATAACCCTGTAATAATTGGAGACCCTGGAGTAGGCAAGACAGCAATAATCGAGGGGCTAGCCCAGCTGATCGCTGCTGGCACAGTGCCAAACTCATTAATGAACACACGACTGATCTCGCTTGATGTATCAGCGCTGCTGGCAGGCAGCAAACTGCGCGGTGATGTTGAGGAGAAGGTGTTGGCCATCATCAGCGAGGTAGCCGAATCGAAAGATGTCATTCTCTTTATCGACGAGATCCATAATATCCTGGGGACAAACTTCCCTGGCGGTGGGATGGATATAGCTGCTGTGCTGAAGCCGGCGCTGGTGAGAGATGATTTCAGGGTGATCGGTGCGACGACTACGGTAGAGTTCTCGAGATATTTTGAAGAGGATAATGCTCTGGTGAGGAGATTCCAGCCGATATTTATCGAGGAGCCTTCGATCGAGGAGAGCATTGAGATTATGCATAGGGTTGAGCCTATATTAGAGAAGCACCACAATGTGAATATTAGCGAAGAGGCGATCGAGGCCTCGGTGAGGCTATCAGATCGATATGTGAGTGACCGATTCCTGCCAGATAAGGCTATCGACCTTATGGACGAAGCGGCGGCGTCACGAAGATTGCAGTTGGAGGTGAAATATAAAGATCTAGCCGACCTGATGGGTGAGTACCAGGCAGCACTGCGTGGCAAAGAGAAGGCTGTATTTGAGGGTGATATGGAGACAGCCAAGAAGATGCAGCAAAGGGAGAGGGCGATCCAAGATCAGATGGACCAGGTAAAGAAGAAACGAACCCGCAGCAAATACACATCGAAATATAAGGTAGACGTCGACGCTATCCAGGAGACAATCTCGAAGTGGACAGGTATCCCTGTAACCACGATCAGCACAGAGGAGACCGATATCTTGAAGAAGCTTAACGAGCGATTGGGGACCAAAGTTGTAGGCCAGGAAGAGGCTGTTAACGCGGTTGCTTCTGCTATCAAGCGTGCCCGTACGGGCATTTCAGCATCCGATAGGCCGTGGGCATCATTGCTATTCCTGGGGCCGACAGGTGTGGGCAAGACAGAGCTGGCAAAAGTGCTTACCGAGCTGCTTTTTGGTGATGAGGATAGATTAATCCAGATCGATATGAGCGAGCTTATGGAGATGCACAGCATCTCTAAATTGATCGGCTCGCCACCAGGCTATGTCGGATATCGAGAGGGTGGTCAGCTCACCGAGAAGATTCGGAAGCGACCTCACTCGGTAATACTGTTCGATGAGATAGAGAAAGCTCATCCTGATGTGCTAAATATCCTCTTGCAGATCATGGAGTATGGCCACCTGACGGATGGTAAGGGGCATAAGGTTGATTTTAAGAATACGGTTGTAATTCTAACCTCTAATATTGGAGCTGAGGAGATCCGAAAGGATAAGGTGCTTGGCTTCGCCGCAAATCTAGAGAAGAATCAGCGTTCAGATTCAGAGATAGAGGCGGCTTTTGAGAGCATGCGCGATGATCTGGAGAAAGAGTTGAAAGATACACTCCGTCCAGAGTTGCTCAATAGGCTTGATGACATAGTGATCTTCAGATCACTGACCAGGAAAGATGCAAGGATGATTGTATCGCTGCTCGTTGATGAGCTAAATGGTCGTCTAAGGTCTAAGAAGATCTCGCTATCATTGGATAAAGACGTAGTAAATAAGATCGTAGAGGATGGGTTTAGCGAGGAGTATGGTGCGCGAAATTTGAGGCGTGTGCTCCAGGATAAGGTTGAGAGTGCACTAGCAGATTACCTGCTGGACAGTAGGAATGGCAAGTCAAAGAAAGTAAACGGAGAGAAGGCGAAAAGGCTTTCGGTCGTCCTGAAGAATGGTGAAATTGCGATAAGTTAG